Part of the Pseudorasbora parva isolate DD20220531a chromosome 13, ASM2467924v1, whole genome shotgun sequence genome is shown below.
ttttgtggaaaccagtaaatattttcaggattctttgatgagtaGAATGTTCAAAATATCAGTAATCAAATTCATGATTTTTAGAAATAAGAGATTAATACTTTTACTCAggaaggatgcattaaataaaaaagtgataaagacgtattatttttaatagaaatcttttgtagaaataagaaattaataaatgtaatttcataaaaaaaatttttaaatgaaatttattttcattatgcaataaataaaaaaagtgataaagatttttacattgttacaaatgatttctatttttaataatttaacaatGTGAAATGCtttatcacttttttatttattgcatcCTTGTgagtaaaagtattaatttcttattCTAAAAATCCTGAATTGGATTACTGACACCAAACTATTGAACAGTAgggtaattataaatgttttttctaaTGACCATATATTTGCAATATTCTGTTTGTCATAAAGACTATAGAGGAAAGGCATTTTTTACCTGTTCCAAAGAAACAAATATTGGTAATTTTGTCCCCTAGAATAGGATAATTTTGAGTGACAGACTTATCCGTTTTTGGGAAAGGGAATTGTTTATGCTGATTAAACACTGCTGTAACAAATGCCATCATCCCTTTCAGTTAATCCTATTAGGGTATGAAATTAACATGTGTCATCAACCAAAAAAGAGTACTTTGTGTGCAATGGTGGGTGATTTTACTGAGAGACCAAATGTAGCATAATTCAGCTAATGTGATTACATTTATTGAGTTCAACATAgcataaatgcataaatctgcCAGCCACTGTGTTGGGTGAGTTGGGCGACCTATAAAACATCTCTGAATGACATTTGACCTGAAATACCATTGCATAGAAGCAGCATTACATGCTTAAAGAAActcttttttattaaaacttgaTTCTATATTTCATACTTTATTTACTTCTGCAGTGATTTTGTCTTAATGTGAATGCTCCAAACAAACTCAGACTCATGTTTCAATTATAACACAAAGCTAGATTCACTTTAATTTTCTACATTATTTAATTCTCATTATTTGTGTCTGCATAAAgcaaacataacattttagttATAGGTAAATAAAAAACCCAGTGtgaatgtaaaataaaagttaaagaCTAATTGCACTGAACTTTGTGACACATTTCCAATGTGCTTTAGTCACCTAGCTGACTAAACACCTAAAGTAATTGTCTGCAAGACAATGTAAAGAGGATATTTTCAAGGACAGGAGAAAATATATTCTTATGATTGCTGTGACTATCTAAAGAATATTCCAAACTCAACGAAACATGAACTTTTAATCCAAGCTAAGCCGATCTGGGAAAGCAGCGGCTGTTAAACATACGTGATTATTTCACCACTGGGTGTCAGTGCTCATCTAAACTAGTGACCGTAATGCTGAAGTGTGTGAGTCCTGATTAATAAGATCAgtacaaacatttatttatttcaatttaataatttaataatcacTAGGATTCTGTCAATTTTCATTGTCAATAATTTTATTGTATGTAATAGTTTTTGCCCAGAATGCTTTTATTCGAAGTAGTTGACTACCATTCATTCTCCTATATGCTGTTTGCATTAGCCTaatgtttaaaattaattaaatatttaatatcattacatttatttaaggCAAGCACCACGCACCAGAGCACACAAGCAATCCTTTATATCAATCAACAGGTATGAAATATGCTCAGTAAGAGAAAAACACTGTTAACGAGAAGACGAGCACTGGAATCATGgggaaatatatttatttattattcagatTGCACAGTTAGAAATAAATAACTTCTAAAGTACAAAGAAAGTAACtgtacttttaaaatatatatatacttaaatgAAATTCACTCACTTGGTAACCTTTTATATTTGCTTTCTTACAATGCTGCATCATAAACACAAATTACTGATTGCACCTTTAACCAAGACCGAAAAGAGAGCTACAGAAGTCTTTGCATGATTGTTTAATTTCCTGTATACcattagtttttttaaaatatatatttgaattgtgaaaatataaaatatgaaaatgtttgGTACATTTGGGTATTCATCTGCCACATTTCCTACCCTACATCCTGTCTACTGTATGATAGTTTTGAGATATCAAATGTGTCCTTTGTTATCCGTGCCCAGGTTGGCAACAGCAAACATCACCTGCAGGTGGTGAACATCTCCACTGGGAAGAAAGTGAAAGGAGGTTCCAGTAAACTGACCGGTCAAGTGCTTTCTCTCTCATTCGATGCACCAGGAAGAATCCTGTGGGCTGGGGATGACAGGGGAAGCATTTTCTCCTTCCTCTTTGACATGGCCACAGGTACAAATATGTTTCCTGCTGGTTCTAGATTGTGAAAGTCTGAAAACCATATGAATGTAAATGAGAGTATGATTGATGTGTTGGTGTTTATGTAAAGCCGAGGTTTTCCTTCTACAGGAAAACTGACCAAAGCTAAGAGACTGGTGGTGAATGAGGGCAGCTCTATTTCCAGCATCTCCGCCCGCTCATGGATCAGCCGAGAGGCACGGGATCCGTCGCTGCTTGTCAACGCCTGTGTAAACAAACTACTGCTCTACAGGTTAGAATGCACCTAACACCAATCCAGATTGTCACTTTCTCTTGGCTAAGATGATTATTGATCAGTGTGAACTGGTGTTGACAGGGTTGTGGATAATGAGGGGACTCTACAGCTAAAGAGGAGTTTCCCCATCCAACAAGGATCCCAACCGCTGCACAGCATCTTCTGTCCTCTGATGTCCTTCAGACAGGGAGCCTGTGTTGGTAAGACCAGAATCATGATCTGATCTGTGACCGTTTACATTCAGAGTCATTATAATTACttcttttttaaagggatagttatcCCATATATTACTCACCCTAAAAccatcctagatgtatatgactttcttctttcagccaaacacaatcagagatatattataaaatatccTAGATCTTCCAAGCTTTACAATGTGAGCCCAAAAAAGTGAatccatctatcataaaagtaatctatatggctccagggggttaataaaggccttctccCAGCCCTATTTGTTTGAAGTGCAAGAAGTGTCTACTCTTACCTGAGCTTTACGCTACTCCTACGTCATGTCTGTCATGATACTGGCATTGACTGTCGGGTCATTTTTTAAGTCCATAGAAGTGCATCTATGATCATATAACTGCTCATGACtacggggggttaataaaggccttcagtATTTACTTgcattccttaatattcacttgtgtgtgcttgtataagtatcattataaaaattaggatgcaagttattaaCTTTcttaaatttcacatttaaagaaatctagtgtttgatcatgtctaaatatttattcaaatgcaAAACCTAAAAATAAGTAAGCAGTTATGACCTGGAATACTCATGACCAGACTAGTgggtatatatgtatattttttgttgaaaaaaaaaaacgttttttagtGGGTATTAATAGACCATCATTAttgcacaaatattttttatttttttatttttttattgcaaaattaacaaacaaaattatTCGATACATACAAGAAATATAAACCatctttcaaataaaaaattatgtaagggttaaatacaataaaaacattaacataTTTCCTCTTCATCACTGTAATAATCGATGCACATGTACTGTAGGCCTAATGTTTACCAAAAATTGCTgcaaatacatataaatataaaataataataataataattgtatatatatatatatatatatatatatatatacagctctgtaaaaaattaagagactaCTTAACagtgagaaatcaatgttaagtggtctcttaattttttacagagctgtatatataattattattattattttaattaaaggtgTACTGTGTAAACATTTTTCAGGAAAATATCTTAAAAACATCAGGccattgttatatattttgttaagttgtgtacttacaatatcccaaaatgattcaaactatttgtaaattgtgagaaaattgctattttaaccaaggagctgggacatctgagggagtcgcctgtcagttGAGTCATAtcggcgctaccctcggtttccggttttatttagCAATTTTAGATCAAAGCATGTCGCAACCTTGCAAGTCTGTTTTTCAACAGCTCTTCAACATGTCATATTAAGTGTGCCAAAACTGAATTTGTTGTtttaatttcatattaaagCTTTCAAAATTTGAAAGCTGTGACTTTGTTTCATATCAAAAGCAGGGTTGCCAATTTGGCTTGAGATTTGCCTGGGCAGAGTAAGAGCCTGAGACAGATCCTGAAAGCGTATCTCATTCCAAATGTGAGTTGGCAACCCAGCTTTACAAAAAGTATTTTCAGCCACTCAGTTTCATTATTTCCAACTTAAAATAATTCACATTAATCACAAAAGTACTGGGATAAATGTTTATAGTTCAGATATAAACTCTGATGTCTGTGGTAATGATCAAAATATAGTAAATGTTCTGAAATTTTTCTAcagaatgcagttttattttatttttctccatctgcagcacaaaatgaatagcctaaAACTTAACTTGCAATGTTAACTTATGAATTaatacaaaagaaaaaagattatgttTGATAAAATTACAAGAATGATGTTTGACAGAGAACGCATCACCTCTGCATAATCGCCTGTGTCAGTCTCAAatattaaacatgtttaaattaaatcttTTGGACGACGACTGGCAACAGCTGGTTCTTAAATTCTAAAACTAGAATCTTAGATACAGTACAATGCATGATTTTTCACACCAACTATAAACACAGACTGAGCGCAACTGTCCCTGATTCGGCACGTTTGAGCATGAGCATAACAGCTAAATTAATTTTGAAAACAGCTGCTTAATATTCATGTGgaactgcaatatatttttctgCATTCTTTgattaaagccgcacttggctacttttgctctcggggtccccctacagtttggaaaaaataataatcctcaactactgtcgtaagagctgtcatcctacaacaggggtttcctcttattgctttcctccaacaaaaccttttctttcttatttgtctctgctgcttcggacatgactatattatccgacgaacaaagttgggctcgcacgtccgaatgtaaggaagtgtgggtgttggtggaagtgacgtatgtgccgtaaagcagtcgaattttgtagttcttttctttttctctggttactacccgaaacccgaagtttaaaagtacgattaaaaacgatacagaccccatcaggctatggcagacgtgtcattcaacctattgtaagtcgatttatcatcacaagagtcttaaaaaatatattatgaaggttgaaaagttacctagtgctgctttaatagaAAGTACAGaagaacattataaatgtcatttttgatcaatttaatgcatccttctTGAAaaagtattaaagggatagtttacccaaaagtgaaaattctgtcataatttactcttcCTCAAGTTCCTCAAATCCAAacttgtatgagtttctttgttctgctgaacacaaaagaagatatttggaagaatgtttgtaacaaagcagacccttcactaccatagtaggggaaaTAATACTAGggtagtcaatggttgttctctctgctttgttacagacattcttccaaatatcttcttttgtgttcagcagaacaaagaaactcatacaagtttggaacaacttttatttttgggtgaactatccctttaatttctttcagaaaaaaagtattttgaatAGTAATGTTTACATGATTTTTTatcagaggtggaaagagtaacaaaatattgtactcaagtaaaagtactgttacttcaatgaaattttacttaagtacaagtaaaattactggtctaaaaatttactcaagtaaaagtaaaaactatctcatttaaaatgtactcagagtaTAAGATACcgagttacttttttaacagtgggggtgggggactctcccctgtagggttgtgatagaatgagattttcacgatatgacaacttatctcagaaaacatcacTGTATTAAACAATTATTCTAATCTAGTCTGATCAAATTTTTTCCCCTCCCCTTTGCATTAATGATATATTTTTACTCACtaacggatgtggtttaaaatgtagcgaagtacaatacttcAATCAAATTGTACttcagtaaaagtaaaattccagatttttaaaactacttaaaaaagtagaagtacacagaaaaactactcaattacagtaacgagaATAGATGTAATTtgttactttccacctctggaTTTTATATGTTTTTAGGTTAGCAACAAGCTAATGAATAACTATTGAATTCATCAATCTCCTGTTTGTGTGACATATATCACTCGTATCACTTACGAGGTTCCTTTTCGTTTAGAAAGCTCACTATGATTGGGAACAAAGCCAGTGTAAGTAAGTCCTTGCTCTCCTCTTCTCTCATGTAGTCACTGGCAGTGAGGACGCATGTGTCTACTTTTTCGACGTCGAGCGCAACACTAAGGCCATCGTTAACAAGCTGCAGGGTCACAGCGTGCCCGTCCTGGACGTGAGCTTCAACTGCGACGAAAGCCTGCTGGCCTCCTCCGACGCCACCGGAATGGTGATCATCTGGAGACGGGAGCAGAAGTAATCACGGCAACTGCAAGCTTTCCCTACCTTGGCTACAGCATCTTCCATTCAGGCTGGCTTGAATCACGTGCAATGAAACTCCTACTGTAAATGTgtgatgaatgaatgagtcTGAGCTAACTTGTGGACCATGAAAGAATCTTGTATTCTCTAATCTTTGTTTTAGGGCTGATATTTCTATTGGTGTTGTTTTGGATGTGATGCTTGATTGCGACTATGTGCACTTCATCAGTGCTTTGTGGTCATACATGTGTAACTTAAGAGAGAAgactttaatataataatttgttcaCCGTTGTGCATTGTGTGTCtttgtgagtaagtgtgtgagaATGAGAACGTTTGTGACAAGTGTGTCACTGAAGTTGTGTTCGCTTGCACAGTAACACTACTGTATTTATGCCTTGTGGAAATCAATAAATTTAATCACACTAAGCTACATTTGGTCTATCTATGTTTTCCTTGGATTTGTTGACGTTTTAATGGAAACTTCACATCAGCGGGTCTTTTGAAGATGGGGAAGTTGTAGGCACACAGGAAGTTTAGTTCAAATCCTTTTTTGAACTTAAGTTTTAAGCAGTATTGTGCACATATTACCAGATAAGAGAGATGGAGAATTATGATTTGTGACTTTTGAAACAATTGCTTTAATGAAAACGTTCAGTGTAAATTCAGCCTATATTTTCAAGTTTGAAATATGAATAGGCCTCCTCAAGTTAATAATTGCACACACACTTCTTTGTTGTTGATATTGTGCTAACAATTAAATCttcaatatatttaaagtattttCCAGTATCATAAATAAATTGTTGgctataaaatgtgtttttagtagaatatttaaataaatcgaTTGACTCGGATTGGATTTTTTAAGGGTAATTCAAAGGGTTAATTTTGAAGGGTTTTATATGTTaaggcttttattttgaaatgaacaattacaaaatttgacGAACGCCCTCTCAACTTAAAATGTGATGCGATGAGCTCgtacgacttcagaagtgggtaGTAGGAAATGTATCATAGCGCGAGAAGGCagaataaatatacatttttgtcataaacttttattttgaaaggaaAGAATTCCCACACGACAGCGCTTTTCACATTGTAACCTAACATGTGGGAGGAACTACTTCCGGTTCTGCAGTGGGTAAGCTAAAAgcgaaaaacaaacaaacatgaatgaaacacacattatttaaatatatgttgttaaaaaattattttagcaGTCTTGAACACTGATTACTTACTGTATATACAAAGGCAGCCAGCTAGCAGGCAAGTAACAACCCCACTACATAAAACAGCTAACAAAATGAATAAATCTAGTGTATATGTTTATCATATTAATTCAGACGCTGTAATTTTAAAGACATCTTATAAAGAGTTAAATTACTTAATATTTTCATGCATGTGAAGCATCGAGCTGACCGTTTTTTCAGAGGTGTGGTCCATCTGATAAAATGAGTCTCTTCTCATGCATGAATGTGCATTATTTTCAAGCTTGAAACGCATTCAAtggttgttttttaatataattatatttttgtataccTTAATTCAGTTTCCACGCAAGATCTTCAGTGCATTATATAATATCAGTGTATTATGTATGTTTTAATGAatgttatatatgttttttagaGTCTTGCATGAGTTTGTACTGTTTTAAAGCGTGAAGAGACTGTGGGACAAAGGAAAGACGATATGCCTTTCCTCCACGGCTTCAGGAGGATCGTGTACGAGTACCAGCCGCTGGTGGATGCTGTGATGTGTGTCCTGGGAACAGAAGGAGGAGAAAGGTCAGCATCTCGACTGCATTTTAAAGACTGCACCGAGCAGACGATGACAGAATTGTATGCACTGCATTTTTATATCCTGCGTTTCATAGGCCAGACGGTGAAGAAAGCATCTCAAGGGCTCTCGCTGAGCTTCTGGATAGAGAGTCCCAGTCTCCCGTCTTCATGCAGGGAATCAGCTACTCCCTGTTTCGAGTGGCTGATCTTGGGTTGGTCAGCGCCGCAAAGGTGCTGTTGCGTTTTGGAGCTGATCTCAACTTTGAAGGTCCGGAGATGCTAAAGACGACGTCAATGTGATTTTTGTGATTCTCATCCTCATTATCAtctcaaatgtatttttttttgttccagATCCTGTATCATACTACAACCCCTTACACATCGCAGTGTTGAGGAACAAGCCAGACATGGTGGAGATGTTGATATCTGACGGAGCTGAAATCGACAAGAGGGACCGGGTGAGAACATGTATCTTATAAAGTAGCATTTACTGTTATAGTCATgcaatgatgttttttttgtctCTGCAATAGATCCATGAAAGCAGTCCTCTTGACCTGGCCAGCGAGGAGGCGGATAGGCTGCCGTGTTTGCGTGTGCTTCTGGACTTGGGTGCTGATGTGAATGCCAAAGACAAAAatggtattttatttaattcttctaaaataaaaataaaaatttggcTTCTTAACAGTTTTGATTCTAACTTTGTTTATTGTGTTGGACGTGCTTTTGCAGGAAAAACTGCGCTGCTTCATGCTCTGGCCAGCAGTGATGGACTCACTGTCAATAATGTGGACAATATAGAGATGCTTCTACAGAGAGGTGCTTCATCTAAAACATCAGTTCTGACATTAGGCAACAGATTTAATCagaattttgtttaattttttatttctttaaaaatattttttatttctaaatgtaattaaaaaaattatatatatatatatatatatatatatatatatatatatacatatacatatatatatatatatatatatatatatatatatacacatatatatatatatatatatatacatatatatatatatatatatatatatatatatatatatatatatatatatatatatatatatatatatatatatacatacatacatacatacatacatacatacatacatacatacatacaccaatcaggcataacattatgagcactgacaggtgaagtgaataacagtgattatctcttcatcacggcacctgttagtgggtgggatatattaggcaggaAGTGAATATTCTGGGTGtttctcaatatccctcctcgtttcctcgctcctctGTCCTTcatcctatgacccggaaaccgatggagctcagccatcttgtagatctcaattctctaacTGCAccgcgaggatggaggagtgaggaggcctACTGTGGAGTCATGAGCGAGGATACACAGGTGGatcctttgcggaagtgttttatcgactaaacgtgacgcaagctttaattctcctccccctttACATCAtgccacagtttattcattattattaatatgtttacatgtacaagacacaaatgtttgtcaaataacaacacctgacagttgcagaattatatcaaagcacaagaaaatgaaagaaacaaatagaaactaataccatacaatgaataaaaagcagttaataacttaataataactggtaatatttattaaaatttggacaaatgtggtattttgtggaggctgaagcttacaatatagttatcgctaatgttcaagaatcccgactaaatccagcggtgttgagtcatcattaattgacaatgctttaaaatgatgttGAAGGGAGCGAGGATATCATTTCACATGATTCAATTCCTCCGCCCTCGCGTCTTTTCCTCACGTCCTTCCCTCACATCCTGAAGGGGTAAAGCTAAGGAGCGAGGAAAGGAAGTTAGGAAAGGAAAaaaggatgcacaaataagaattgggaagcaccctCTGTCTACAAGTTGATGtttttagaagcaggaaaaatggacaaGTGTTAGAATTTGAGCGAGTTttacaagggccaaattgtgatggctagacgactggatcagagcatcttcaaaactgcagctcttgtggggtgttccgggtctgcagtggtcagtatctatcaaaagtgctccaagagaaCAAGTGGAGAACCGgtcacagggtcatgggcggccaaggctcactgatgcacgttgggagcgaaggctggccccttcaggggtctagtggagtacATGGTGCAACGGGTcaggctgttttggcagcaaaaggggaaccaacacaatattagattgtaatgttatacctgattggtgtgtgtgactatatatatatatataatataatttatttatttattatcttttaaatgtaaaaagaaaGGAAACCACTTGTGCTTATTTCTTCTTGTGTTTTTAAACGCTAGTATCTGTCCTGCAGGTGCAGATGTGAACGCCACCACACATGACGGTGAGACCCCCATGTCCTCTCTGATCTTCCTAGTGAAGGAAGCTCTGGACAGCAGCATGGAGGACGCAAAGAAGATCGGCCATTTTTGTACCAACGTGGCACATCTCCTGATCAGCCACGGTGCCGATCCCAGCTGCTGCTTGAACGCTGCCGACGGGGAAGAATGGGAACATTCACTAACCTACACCATTCTGGAGAACTTCGACTTGCTATTTCCCCTGACTGCCCTTCTACTCCAGCACGGCGCTTCCTTCGTCTGCTCTCACCACAGCGCCTCCTACTGGACGGGTCAACAATTAATATTCACCCGTCTCGCTGAAGCTCTCCGTGAGCCTTTAGACGGCGTGGAGGTGGCTGATGTTTTAGCCAAAGCTGAAGCGCTGTTGGATCTGGCCAGGATCTGCTCTCCTGTCGTTCCTCCTCTCTTCCCCCGCTCACAACTGCCCGTTCTGGACCAGGTCTCTACCCATCAGCCCCTACTGGAGCTCTACAGCAAACTAGAGGAGCAAGAGAGCCGGCCGCTGCCACTCAGATGCCTTTGCCAGAGACTGATCCGCCGCTGTCT
Proteins encoded:
- the asb6 gene encoding ankyrin repeat and SOCS box protein 6 isoform X1 translates to MWEELLPVLQWREETVGQRKDDMPFLHGFRRIVYEYQPLVDAVMCVLGTEGGERPDGEESISRALAELLDRESQSPVFMQGISYSLFRVADLGLVSAAKVLLRFGADLNFEDPVSYYNPLHIAVLRNKPDMVEMLISDGAEIDKRDRIHESSPLDLASEEADRLPCLRVLLDLGADVNAKDKNGKTALLHALASSDGLTVNNVDNIEMLLQRGADVNATTHDGETPMSSLIFLVKEALDSSMEDAKKIGHFCTNVAHLLISHGADPSCCLNAADGEEWEHSLTYTILENFDLLFPLTALLLQHGASFVCSHHSASYWTGQQLIFTRLAEALREPLDGVEVADVLAKAEALLDLARICSPVVPPLFPRSQLPVLDQVSTHQPLLELYSKLEEQESRPLPLRCLCQRLIRRCLQPWPFEEKVKALPLPDRLKDMLLPENSWTYRPGWDRFKPRRSPR
- the asb6 gene encoding ankyrin repeat and SOCS box protein 6 isoform X2, yielding MPFLHGFRRIVYEYQPLVDAVMCVLGTEGGERPDGEESISRALAELLDRESQSPVFMQGISYSLFRVADLGLVSAAKVLLRFGADLNFEDPVSYYNPLHIAVLRNKPDMVEMLISDGAEIDKRDRIHESSPLDLASEEADRLPCLRVLLDLGADVNAKDKNGKTALLHALASSDGLTVNNVDNIEMLLQRGADVNATTHDGETPMSSLIFLVKEALDSSMEDAKKIGHFCTNVAHLLISHGADPSCCLNAADGEEWEHSLTYTILENFDLLFPLTALLLQHGASFVCSHHSASYWTGQQLIFTRLAEALREPLDGVEVADVLAKAEALLDLARICSPVVPPLFPRSQLPVLDQVSTHQPLLELYSKLEEQESRPLPLRCLCQRLIRRCLQPWPFEEKVKALPLPDRLKDMLLPENSWTYRPGWDRFKPRRSPR